From Trichoderma atroviride chromosome 1, complete sequence, one genomic window encodes:
- a CDS encoding uncharacterized protein (EggNog:ENOG41) — MASSNHANDRTNLTSRILPEMSLSPGRDAALDARIDSLHPAARDSAAGRFSIAGNAIVTGGTGAIGTVVARAMLQHGLAGLMLIDLNVAASRDAVQALRREFPAAKITAVEVDVTDEGAVAAAISEAVQLLGSVDMLVCLAGIVGCAHALDMPVSQWRRILDINTTGAFICAQAAARQMVAQGRGGRIIFTASISAHRVNFPQPQVAYNVSKGALLMLKNSLAAEWAQYGITVNSISPGYMDTVLNEGGRVGGGEEGLEREESGWEDGRAGGVGWGGGDDAEQGGELYEWGGCGCGWGRTCVLMCI, encoded by the coding sequence atggccagcagcaaccaCGCCAATGACCGCACCAACCTCACCAGCCGCATCCTCCCCGAAATGAGCCTCTCGCCAGGCCGCGACGCCGCCCTCGACGCCCGCATCGACTCTCTCCACCCCGCGGCCCGCGACTCGGCCGCCGGCCGCTTCAGCATCGCCGGCAACGCCATCGTCACGGGCGGCACCGGCGCCATTGGCACCGTCGTGGCGAgggcgatgctgcagcacgGCCTGGCCGGGCTGATGCTGATCGACCTCAACGTGGCCGCGTCGCGGGACGCCGTGCAGGCGCTGCGGCGCGAATTCCCCGCGGCCAAAATCACGGCCGTCGAGGTGGACGTCACTGACGAGGGGGCCGTTGCCGCAGCTATTAGCGAAGCCGTCCAGCTGTTGGGCTCGGTGGACATGCTGGTGTGTCTTGCGGGCATCGTGGGATGCGCGCACGCGTTGGACATGCCCGTCAGCCAGTGGCGCAGGATCCtcgacatcaacaccacGGGGGCCTTTATCTGCGCGCAGGCCGCGGCACGGCAAATGGTCGCTCAGGGCCGCGGCGggcgcatcatcttcacGGCATCGATATCAGCGCACAGGGTCAACTTCCCGCAGCCACAAGTCGCGTACAACGTGAGCAAGGgggcgctgctgatgctcAAGAACTCGCTGGCGGCGGAGTGGGCGCAGTACGGCATCACGGTGAACAGCATCAGCCCGGGGTACATGGACACGGTGCTGAACGAGGGGGGAAgggttggcggcggcgaggaagGTCTGGAGCGAGAGGAATCCGGCTGGGAGGATGGGCGTGCCGGAGGAGTTGGCTggggtggtggtgatgatgctgagcaGGGCGGGGAGTTATATGAATGGGGCGGATGTGGTTGTGGATGGGGGAGGACATGTGTTTTGATGTGTATTTGA
- a CDS encoding uncharacterized protein (TransMembrane:10 (i52-70o90-112i119-137o143-164i176-199o211-229i271-290o310-332i339-358o437-458i)) translates to MVGNNEEYWVPEDYEGMSAGRYLATRVSSLKPPMLNVPNPWKLLRMLNRQQWSFFAIAFWAWTWDAFDFFTVSLTVADLAKQFGKTNTDITWGITLVLMFRSVGSVAFGVAADRYGRKWPFIVNNLLFIALELGTGFCNTYKQFLACRALFGVAMGGLYGNAAATALEDCPSEARGIISGILQQGYAFGYLLAAAFARGLVNTTSHGWRPLYWFGACPPVIFIAFRLMMPETQTYRERERMRIEAGRNRSDEKSVGNVFLTEGKVAIKRHWLLLTYLVLLMAGFNFMSHGSQDLYPTMLTNQLAFSANKVTVTQVVANLGAMTGGTVVGFLSQSIGRRFSIICCCIVGGALLYPYTFVHDTSIMAAAFFQQFCVQGAWGVIPIHLMELSPGAFRTFVVGTAYQLGNLVSSASSTIEARIGERFPLPPTTKGVPRYDYGKVICIFMGCVYAYVIVLTFLGPEQLRKSFDVAYDHDAAVVAGWDDKAKAEHEEFDTKARDSTAGEKQAEEV, encoded by the exons ATGGTCGGCAACAACGAAGAGTACTGGGTCCCCGAGGACTACGAGGGCATGAGCGCCGGCCGCTACCTGGCCACGCGCGTGTCCTCGCTCAAGCCGCCGATGCTCAACGTGCCGAACCCGtggaagctgctgcgcaTGCTCAACCGCCAGCAGTGGTCCTTTTTCGCCATTGCCTTCTGGGCCTGGACCTGGGACGCCTTTGACTTCTTCACCGTGTCGCTGACCGTGGCCGACCTGGCCAAGCAGTTTGGCAAGACGAACACCGACATCACCTGGGGCATCACGCTGGTGCTCATGTTCCGGTCTGTGGGCTCCGTGGCCTTTGGCGTGGCGGCCGATCGCTACGGGCGCAAGTGGCCGTTTATCGTCAACAACCTGCTGTTTATTGCGCTTGAACTG GGAACCGGATTCTGCAACACGTACAAGCAGTTCCTCGCCTGCCGCGCGCTCTTCGGCGTTGCCATGGGCGGTCTGTACGGAAACGCAGCGGCCACGGCACTGGAAGACTGCCCGTCGGAAGCCCGCGGCATCATTTCCGGAATCCTCCAGCAGGGT TACGCCTTTGGATACCTCCTCGCTGCCGCCTTCGCCCGCGGCCTCGTCAACACCACCTCCCACGGATGGCGCCCGCTGTACTGGTTCGGCGCCTGCCCgcccgtcatcttcatcgccttccGCCTGATGATGCCCGAGACCCAGACCTACCGCGAGCGCGAGCGCATGCGCATCGAGGCCGGCCGCAACCGCAGCGACGAAAAGTCGGTCGGCAACGTCTTCCTCACTGAAGGCAAGGTCGCCATCAAGCGccactggctgctgctgaccTACCTCGTCCTGCTCATGGCCGGCTTCAACTTCATGAGCCACGGCAGCCAGGATCTGTACCCGACCATGCTGACCAACCAGCTCGCCTTCAGCGCCAACAAGGTCACCGTCACGCAGGTTGTAGCCAACCTGGGCGCCATGACTGGCGGAACCGTGGTCGGTTTCCTGAGTCAGTCCATCGGCCGTCGAttcagcatcatctgctgctgcattgtcGGCGGCGCTCTGCTCTACCCATACACCTTTGTGCACGACAcctccatcatggccgccgccttcttccagcAGTTCTGCGTCCAGGGCGCCTGGGGCGTCATCCCCATCCACCTGATGGAGCTGTCCCCCGGTGCCTTTAGGACCTTTGTCGTCGGCACGGCCTACCAGCTGGGCAACCTCGTCTCTTCGGCGTCGTCCACCATCGAGGCCCGCATCGGCGAGCGCTTCCCCCTGCCGCCCACCACAAAGGGCGTCCCCCGCTACGACTACGGCAAGGtcatctgcatcttcatGGGCTGCGTCTACGCCTACGTCATTGTCCTGACCTTTTTGGGTCCTGAGCAGCTGCGCAAGAGCTTCGACGTCGCTTACGACCACGACGCTGCCGTGGTGGCTGGCTGGGAcgacaaggcaaaggctgaGCACGAGGAGTTTGACACCAAGGCGCGGGACTCTACTGCTGGCGAGAAGCAAGCTGAGGAGGTTTGA
- a CDS encoding uncharacterized protein (EggNog:ENOG41~TransMembrane:2 (o386-405i461-483o)), whose translation MSSGVVRSTALRAGGACVRCRKGKTKCVYENGRAPCKNCAKGMHECYLPSESMAHHHGQSPARHTAAHRPARDALPASGPGASDARQPVVGSGGARHVQTTAEKLTPELVAECERVVSKTFPACVAFHKPTFMQQLKNASLESSLVYGLLACAARSSPTLIRRYGGTPTAAADTFAGKAISLINSNLDQPNLADIQALCLVIIHEWGSRNAVRAYVYLGQATRLLQMYRILNSHHTSDTADQFLRDESFRRTLWLTYILDCILTSTPGRYPALTIQDTTDVALPCSDINFAFGNAVYVKTLPQQLGFLNGAHESPNRHLPNGEIGEFGHIVMAATIWRDVVGMLGVASFREEDCTDLIVRIERLRGSLPMQFVDKPGQINLHMTMGSGYTFAMLHCLIHCAIIFVHRRRLLEDTTSPSFNLETYRHTPRCHEIVDRLFSSCHGTLALLAAVETGAEKDHAICLPIFMLFSAFTASATIAFLSLKGLTPPNAVETAAHIVKDGLRFMHDGNENWPLMNSWLRHLTVMQRVLHNDAAANMMGSRHGSHPHLAPVPAIKDEISSNGDTNQDAMEYDQQSAAGAGPGQQHGSAPRSVSGSARGDSEPPVVLPRRPGVTTINGGSNNLSASGTASPPAGGAPQANMQVHDVKQPSPEMMTNGMVSVQDGQATSQDMTAPELCEAFERQLLDLDDLAAFMGGGV comes from the exons ATGTCCTCCGGCGTGGTTCGATCCACCGCCCTCAGAGCCGGCGGCGCCTGTGTGCGCTGCCGCAAGGGCAAGACCAAGTGCGTGTACGAAAACGGGCGCGCGCCCTGCAAGAACTGCGCAAAAGGCATGCACGAATGCTATCTGCCCTCGGAGAGCATGGCCCATCACCACGGCCAGAGCCCAGCGCGCCACACCGCAGCGCATCGCCCAGCGCGCGACGCTTTGCCGGCGTCCGGGCCCGGTGCCTCTGACGCCAGGCAGCCCGTTGTGGGCTCAGGCGGAGCCAGACACGTACAGACGACGGCCGAAAA GCTTACACCGGAACTCGTCGCCGAGTGCGAGCGCGTCGTGTCAAAGACATTCCCAGCCTGCGTGGCCTTTCACAAGCCGACGTTTATGCAACAACTGAAGAATGCTTCGCTCGAATCCAGTCTCGTCTATGGTCTATTGGCCTGTGCTGCTCG GAGCTCCCCGACGCTCATCCGTCGCTATGGCGGCACTCCTACCGCTGCGGCGGACACCTTTGCGGGCAAGGCCATCTCCCTAATCAACTCCAATCTGGACCAGCCCAACCTCGCCGACATCCAGGCTCTCTGCCTGGTCATCATTCACGAATGGGGCAGCCGTAATGCTGTTCGCGCCTACGTCTACCTCGGCCAAGCCACCCGGCTCTTGCAGATGTATCGGATCCTTAACAGCCATCACACATCTGACACGGCCGACCAGTTCCTGCGCGATGAGTCTTTCCGCCGCACCTTGTGGCTGACTTACATCCTCGACTGTATTCTCACCTCTACGCCCGGCCGGTATCCTGCCCTGACCATCCAGGACACCACCGACGTAGCCCTGCCCTGCTCCGACATCAACTTTGCATTTGGCAATGCCGTCTATGTCAAGACTCTCCCGCAGCAACTCGGTTTTCTCAACGGCGCTCACGAGTCGCCCAACCGGCACCTACCTAATGGCGAGATTGGCGAATTCGGCCACATTGTCATGGCCGCTACCATTTGGCGCGATGTTGTTGGCATGCTTGGCGTTGCGAGCTTTCGCGAAGAAGATTGCACAGACCTCATTGTTAGGATTGAACGACTTCGGGGCAGCCTCCCCATGCAGTTTGTTGATAAGCCGGGACAAATCAACCTCCATATGACGATGGGATCTGGCTATACCTTTGCCATGCTTCACTGCCTCATCCActgcgccatcatcttcgttcACCGTCGGCGTCTTTTGGAGGATACTACATCCCCTTCCTTTAACCTGGAGACATACCGCCACACCCCTCGCTGTCACGAGATCGTGGACCGCCTCTTCAGCTCGTGCCACGGCACTTTGGCTCTCCTTGCCGCAGTCGAGACCGGCGCAGAGAAGGATCATGCCATTTGCTTGCCCATCTtcatgctcttctccgcaTTCACCGCCAGCGCAACCATTGCCTTCCTCTCCCTCAAGGGCCTGACACCTCCCAACGCCGTTGAGACAGCAGCGCACATTGTCAAGGATGGCTTGCGGTTTATGCATGATGGCAATGAGAACTGGCCGCTGATGAACAGCTGGCTTAGGCACCTGACTGTCATGCAACGTGTGCTTCACAACGATGCCGCTGCTAACATGATGGGTTCCAGACACGGCTCTCATCCTCACCTTGCCCCGGTGCCGGCTATCAAGGATGAGATTTCATCCAATGGCGATACAAATCAAGATGCTATGGAGTATGACCAGCAATcagccgctggagctggtcCCGGGCAGCAGCATGGCTCTGCACCCCGCTCAGTATCTGGCTCTGCTCGTGGAGACAGCGAGCCTCCTGTTGTCCTGCCTAGGCGACCTGGCGTTACGACCATTAACGGGGGGTCTAACAACCTCTCCGCATCGGGCACCGCATCGCCCCCAGCTGGCGGTGCTCCGCAGGCGAACATGCAGGTTCACGATGTTAAGCAACCGAGTCCTGAGATGATGACCAACGGCATGGTTTCGGTCCAAGACGGACAGGCTACGAGCCAGGACATGACTGCGCCTGAGCTATGCGAAGCGTTTGAGCGCCAGCTTTTGGATCTCGACGACCTCGCTGCGTTTATGGGTGGCGGGGTTTGA
- a CDS encoding uncharacterized protein (EggNog:ENOG41) yields the protein MAVSTPFSEEDSVHKIEYLANDINTSSVTLFPSRAQVRREIKAVQLKHGTNQITIVGLSQTLDPDSIRVESNGTATVSNLEVEEVPNRQLFDEVYPQAESDSESESDAEEASDADAKPESSHLTAARHALSQLNDKLDIARDGVCNAERRLGILEDISKLGNSKGVDFIQITLDHYKEQRAKACRDMVENRQLVTELTKDVEKAGKKFNKLQKEEDKKNEKRDKAKAKAKKEREKKKALKDRIKGEAKRERARLRREQERFWPLNVYSVCITLEVAAFTPASSRRGSTASDVDISLVSATEAQDEAEKPGSVESDLVFSYVTSSAYWMPNYDLQLSTTNASASLFFDAMLTNRTSETWKNCKVTLSTSQATFSGLDDKIPNLDPWRIGITSGYAGRRDEDRITWSSQEMVAMNQVKHQAIMQQAENAAQNSSSMGKRMKTRKMKLAPEAVPPPPPAAIAPRGSALFGSQSTGFGNNAGPAATGGGLFGSVSATTSATGGLFGSRAPAPPGGSFRSSAIREEAVEAQPEQTNDAQVEKPPYDDDAIYDASLMEETGLTTTYDLPGLKTLAPKYNGSKQRVARIPFSNVIFSHTVVAKYKAVAYLSAKLKNSSKVALLKGDASLTLDGTFMGKTLLPRCSSGESFSLSLGIDPAIKVTYAKPEVHRTSSGLFSKEDSAVYVRTVTLHNTRAVGGRAVDLLVQDQVPVSEDERLRVELLYPRGLVVDSNNGVATGVAEKEGQSKDDGSWGKATAKLKKEGKLSWDVSLNAGKAVKLTLEYSVSMPGGHSAYQVHYTRD from the exons ATGGCAGTCTCAACTCCTTTTAGCGAAGAGGACTCCGTCCACAAGATCGAGTATCTTGCCAACGACATCAATACTTCGTCGGTGACTCTCTTTCCCTCCAGAGCTCAAGTGCGCCGAGAGATCAAAGCCGTCCAGCTCAAG CACGGCACAAACCAAATCACCATTGTCGGGCTCAGCCAGACACTCGACCCAGACTCAATCAGAGTTGAGAGCAATGGCACCGCCACCGTCAGTAACCTGGAAGTCGAAGAAGTACCCAACCGCCAACTCTTCGACGAAGTCTATCCCCAGGCCGAGTCCGACTCCGAGTCCGAATCAGATGCCGAAGAAGCGTCCGATGCCGATGCAAAGCCAGAAAGCTCCCATCTAACAGCCGCCCGGCATGCGCTCTCTCAGCTCAATGACAAACTGGACATTGCCCGCGATGGTGTCTGCAACGCGGAGAGACGACTCGGGATTCTGGAAGACATTAGCAAGCTCGGTAACAGCAAAGGCGTCGATTTTATCCAGATTACACTCGACCACTACAAAGAGCAGCGCGCAAAGGCCTGTCGAGACATGGTTGAAAACAGACAGCTGGTGACTGAACTCACAAAGGACGTTGAAAAAGCCGGAAAAAAGTTCAATAAGCTacagaaggaagaagacaagaagaatgagaaaagggacaaggccaaagccaaagccaaaaaggagagggaaaagaaaaaggcactAAAGGACAGAATCAAGGGTGAGGCTAAACGAGAGAGAGCGCGTCTGCGCAGAGAGCAGGAGAGATTCTGGCCCCTCAACGTCTACAGCGTGTGCATCACGCTGGAGGTTGCGGCTTTCACACCCGCGTCTTCACGCCGAGGCTCTACGGCTAGCGATGTCGACATCTCGCTGGTTTCAGCTACCGAAGCTCaggatgaagctgaaaagCCCGGCTCTGTCGAGAGCGACCTGGTCTTCTCGTACGTCACCTCATCGGCGTATTGGATGCCAAACTACGACCTCCAGCTCTCGACGACCAACGCATCTGCATCGCTCTTCTTCGATGCCATGCTCACCAACCGAACCAGCGAAACATGGAAGAACTGCAAGGTTACGCTCTCCACCTCCCAGGCCACCTTTTCTGGCCTCGACGACAAGATTCCTAATCTCGACCCGTGGCGCATCGGCATCACTTCGGGATACGCTGGTCGTCGCGATGAAGACAGAATCACCTGGAGCAGCCAAGAAATGGTAGCCATGAATCAAGTCAAGCACCAGGCTATCATGCAGCAAGCTGAAAATGCCGCTCAAAACAGCTCATCAATGGGAAAGAGGATGAAAACACGCAAGATGAAGCTTGCCCCTGAAGCtgttcctcctcctccgccagcagcgaTAGCTCCACGAGGTTCAGCTCTCTTTGGATCTCAGAGCACCGGCTTCGGCAACAATGCcggcccagcagccacaggCGGAGGCTTGTTCGGTTCTGTCTCAGCTACAACATCGGCAACTGGAGGTTTGTTTGGTAGTCGTGCGCCCGCACCACCTGGAGGTTCATTCCGTTCTTCCGCAATCAGAGAGGAAGCAGTGGAAGCACAGCCAGAACAGACCAATGACGCCCAAGTTGAGAAGCCTCCttacgatgatgatgccatctACGATGCCTCTCTCATGGAGGAGACTGGGCTTACCACCACCTACGACCTTCCCGGCCTCAAGACCCTCGCTCCCAAGTACAACGGCTCCAAGCAGCGCGTGGCCCGCATCCCCTTCTCCAACGTCATCTTCAGCCACACCGTTGTTGCCAAGTACAAGGCCGTCGCATATCTCAGCGCCAAGCTGaagaacagcagcaaggTCGCTCTCCTCAAGGGCGATGCGAGCCTCACCCTCGACGGCACCTTTATGGGCAAAACATTGCTCCCTCGCTGCAGCTCCGGAGAGTCTTTTAGTCTTAGCCTCGGCATCGATCCCGCCATCAAGGTCACCTATGCCAAGCCCGAGGTGCACCGCACATCGTCCGGCCTGTTCAGCAAGGAAGACAGCGCCGTGTACGTACGCACGGTGACGCTCCACAACACCCGCGCCGTGGGAGGCCGGGCTGTCGACTTGCTCGTGCAAGATCAGGTGCCCGTCTCGGAAGATGAGCGGTTACGCGTGGAGCTCTTGTACCCGCGTGGTTTGGTCGTCGACAGCAACAATGGGGTTGCCACTGGTGTGGCCGAGAAGGAGGGCCAGAGCAAGGACGATGGTAGTTGGGGTAAGGCTACTGCGAAGCTCaagaaggagggcaagcTGAGCTGGGATGTGAGCTTGAATGCCGGAAAGGCGGTTAAGCTTACGCTGGAGTATTCTGTTTCTATGCCTGGCGGGCATTCTGCCTATCAGGTCCATTATACAAGGGATTAA
- a CDS encoding uncharacterized protein (antiSMASH:Cluster_1.2), translating into MDPHAPPLKALSPQPIDSPSPNRAFPVSTAPSSSIPALPLRPAMDQQLPDRSMHMDDMPRTTSIPRGADFPQAGDFPPKAQRLLQGQRLSQGHRLPPEAV; encoded by the coding sequence ATGGATCCGCATGCGCCGCCGTTGAAAGCGCTGTCTCCGCAGCCGATTGATTCGCCCAGCCCCAATAGAGCCTTTCCCGTCTCAACTGCGCCGTCGTCCTCAATACCGGCGCTGCCTCTGCGACCGGCGATGGACCAGCAGCTACCCGACCGCTCGATGCACATGGACGACATGCCTCGGACGACGTCGATTCCGCGCGGCGCCGACTTCCCCCAGGCTGGCGATTTCCCCCCCAAAGCCCAGCGACTACTCCAAGGCCAGCGATTATCCCAGGGCCACAGACTTCCACCCGAGGCCGTATGA
- a CDS encoding uncharacterized protein (antiSMASH:Cluster_1.2~TransMembrane:2 (i93-110o145-163i)~EggNog:ENOG41): MQQLQSPMQQLQSPYNPMVPQLDMKDVKSSCQRNLRHLMYLQNQRRGYDYASQVDLEWQIRSQTGILIGEVRTLQNEVRRMVKNAKNHRWRRWLFGGFLATFIPIVRKLFRRGSDSESLASSNNTEYAFRKSKGLLQRIKDTVLGHHRLASIAFFVFSVMYVFQNEVTLRVAKTVQKRLKKLSQRLEYSNQEVDEKDLKVLEGWRWRVLLW; the protein is encoded by the exons atgcagcagctccagtcgccaatgcagcagctccagtcTCCGTATAACCCCATGGTTCCTCAGCTCGATATGAAGGATGTCAAGTCCAGCTGCCAGCGCAATCTGAGACACCTCATGTACCTCCAGAACCAGCGGCGCGGCTATGATTACGCGTCGCAGGTCGACCTAGAGTGGCAGATTCGCAGCCAAACGGGCATCTTGATAGGTGAGGTGCGGACGCTCCAGAACGAGGTCCGACGCATGGTCAAGAATGCGAAGAACCaccgatggcggcgatggctgtTTGGAGGATTTCT GGCGACGTTTATCCCGATTGTGCGCAAGCTGTTTCGCCGAGGCTCGGATTCTGAGTCGCTGGCTTCATCCAACAACACCGAATACGCATTCCGCAAGTCAAAGGGTCTCCTCCAGCGCATCAAAGATACCGTCTTGGGCCATCACCGtctcgccagcatcgccttctttgtcttttcggTCATGTACGTGTTCCAGAATGAAGTCACATTGCGGGTGGCCAAGACAGTACAGAAGCGCCTCAAGAAACTGTCCCAGCGGCTCGAGTATAGCAACCAGGAGGTCGATGAGAAGGACCTGAAGGTTCTAgaaggctggcgatggagagtGCTTTTATGGTGA
- a CDS encoding uncharacterized protein (antiSMASH:Cluster_1.2), with the protein MAENASSRAQQRPHAGVGTGSHRDLARGPKDAYFRSLYTKAPDFRAMALNDPEFAAFIKGRGRDLNFSDPNAVMQLTKTLLKVDFDLSIELPEDRLCPPVTNRHNYILWLKDLLDTTSYDEPGRKAVGLDIGTGASCIYPLLGCAQRDWSFIATDIDAKSLECAENNVKLNDLESRVRVIGRKPDDALIPLDDLKMDCIDFTMTNPPFYESTEAMLESAAGKSRPPFTACTGAEVEMVTEGGEVGFISRIFEESLVLRERIQWYTAMVGFLSSLTKIVDKLWEHKIDNYAVTEFTQGNKTRRWAIAWSFQPLRPAQNVARGTKAALSRNILPPMTETTAFKMPLRENIGGFAENLSNAIAALELVSWNWNKEKLEGVGRAVDKVWSRPWRRQKKREAEMQMNKEMDGGGNTEKPSSEAQVCRFGFKVAVRVARDHVSVEARWLEGHDEVALESFRGFLKTASEKAVEDLKKA; encoded by the exons ATGGCTGAGAATGCTTCGAGTCGAGCTCAACAGCGCCCTCACGCGGGAGTCGGGACAGGATCTCACAGAGATCTAGCCAGAGGACCCAAAGATGCCTATTTTCGCAGCTTGTACACAAAAGCTCCCGACTTCCGAGCGATGGCGCTCAATGATCCCGAATTTGCAGCTTT CATCAAAGGTCGAGGTCGTGACCTCAACTTCAGCGACCCCAACGCCGTCATGCAACTGACGAAGACGCTGCTCAAGGTTGATTTTGACCTTTCCATTGAATTACCAGAGGATCGATTGTGCCCTCCA GTTACGAACAGACACAATTATATCCTGTGGCTCAAGGACTTGCTAGACACCACATCGTACGATGAGCCTGGCCGGAAAGCGGTTGGACTAGATATCGGCACGGGTGCGAGCTGCATATATCCGTTGCTTGGATGCGCTCAGCGCGACTGGTCATTTATTGCAACTG ACATCGACGCGAAAAGCTTGGAATGCGCGGAGAATAATGTCAAGCTCAATGACCTCGAAAGTCGAGTTCGGGTTATCGGCCGAAAGCCCGACGATGCGCTCATTCCGCTAGACGATCTGAAGATGGACTGCATCGACTTTACAATGACGAATCCTCCCTTCTATGAGTCTACAGAGGCCATGTTGGAGAGCGCGGCAGGAAAGTCACGTCCACCATTCACTGCCTGCACCGGCGCTGAGGTAGAGATGGTAACTGAGGGCGGAGAAGTTGGTTTCATCAGCCGCATCTTCGAAGAGTCGCTCGTTCTACGCGAGCGCATCCAGTGGTATACAGCCATGGTGGGCTTTTTGTCTAGCCTCACCAAGATTGTCGATAAGCTATGGGAGCATAAAATAGACAACTATGCCGTCACAGAGTTCACTCAGGGCAACAAGACGAGACGGTGGGCGATTGCGTGGAGCTTTCAGCCTCTACGGCCAGCACAGAACGTTGCGAGGGGAACAAAGGCCGCGTTGTCGAGAAATATCTTGCCTCCCATGACGGAGACTACCGCGTTCAAGATGCCCCTGAGGGAAAATATCGGCGGCTTTGCAGAGAATTTGAGCAATGCTATTGCGGCATTGGAACTTGTATCCTGGAATTGGAATAAAGAGAAGCTCGAGGGCGTTGGCAGAGCCGTGGACAAAGTATGGAGCCGACCATGGCGACGtcagaaaaagagagaagcggAGATGCAAATGAATAAGGAGATGGACGGAGGAGGAAACACGGAGAAGCCATCGTCCGAGGCACAGGTTTGCCGATTTGGCTTCAAAGTTGCCGTGAGAGTGGCGAGAGATCATGTTTCGGTCGAAGCACGGTGGTTGGAAGGACACGATGAGGTGGCCTTGGAGAGCTTCCGGGGATTCTTGAAGACAGCCTCAGAGAAGGCTGTAGAAGACCTGAAGAAGGCGTGA
- a CDS encoding uncharacterized protein (antiSMASH:Cluster_1.2~EggNog:ENOG41): MAVETTDQVHQDATLVYNFHRMNMPLHPADAIFCLCSLDTRIAAHAAQLYLDGLAPYLIYSGDSGALTKGLFSEPEAVVFAAIAREMGVPEDKIIVEPRARNTGENVRFTYALLKERGLEFNKLVLVQKPYMERRTYATFRKQWPDEATAFTVSSPKLSFDEYPDASNTRELVTSIMVGDLIRIREYPTRGVSD, from the coding sequence ATGGCCGTAGAAACCACCGACCAAGTCCACCAAGACGCCACCCTCGTCTACAACTTCCACCGCATGAACATGCCCCTCCACCCCGCCGACGCAatcttctgcctctgcagcCTCGACACGCGCATCGCCGCCCACGCCGCGCAGCTCTACCTCGACGGCCTGGCGCCGTATCTCATCTACTCGGGCGACTCGGGCGCCCTGACAAAGGGCCTCTTCAGCGAGCCCGAGGCGGTGGTCTTTGCCGCCATTGCCCGCGAGATGGGCGTGCCCGAGGATAAAATCATCGTGGAGCCGCGAGCCAGGAACACGGGCGAGAATGTGCGCTTCACATATGCCCTCTTAAAGGAAAGGGGGTTGGAGTTCAACaagttggtgctggtgcagaAGCCGTACATGGAGAGGAGGACGTATGCGACGTTTAGGAAGCAGTGGCCGGATGAGGCGACGGCGTTTACGGTTTCGAGTCCGAAGCTGAGCTTTGATGAGTATCCTGATGCGAGCAATACGAGGGAACTCGTCACGAGCATCATGGTGGGCGATTTGATTCGCATTCGGGAGTATCCTACGCGGGGGGTTTCAGATTGA